The following proteins come from a genomic window of Irregularibacter muris:
- a CDS encoding metallophosphoesterase: MNNLEPNIIVMTGDMRTNSPDDNGEVLITLLENLNGEYPVYYVTGEHEEGKYFEDENKYMNEGTKEAYEDKLEELGVIVLNDEKVQLNNRKELINIYGLKEELSGNINIDDRLGKSSPQEVNILLAHTPDHFNEYAN; encoded by the coding sequence ATTAATAATCTTGAACCAAATATTATTGTAATGACAGGAGATATGAGAACCAACAGTCCTGATGATAATGGCGAAGTGTTGATTACTCTTTTAGAAAACCTTAACGGTGAATATCCTGTGTATTATGTAACAGGTGAGCATGAAGAAGGAAAATATTTTGAGGATGAAAATAAATATATGAACGAAGGAACGAAAGAAGCTTACGAAGATAAACTTGAAGAACTTGGAGTTATAGTTCTTAATGACGAAAAAGTGCAATTAAACAATAGAAAAGAATTGATAAACATATATGGACTAAAAGAAGAACTTAGTGGAAATATTAATATAGATGACAGATTAGGTAAATCTAGTCCACAGGAGGTTAATATTCTATTAGCTCATACACCTGATCATTTCAATGAATATGCAAATTGA
- a CDS encoding AraC family transcriptional regulator, translating into MKWLENLSRAIEYIENHLDKDISYDEAAQIACCSTYYFQRVFSYVAGISLSEYIRRRRMTQAAFELQRTDKKVVDIALKYGYASPTSFNRAFKNVHGIAPFTAKSMGSKLNAYPAIKFSVTVTGGSAMSYHIEEKEAIGIAGIRTPLIEDMEENQRAIPHFWEDVLQKKEFQTICDLSNQQPHGVLGVSVYENPQNIFYYIASATDHPVPIGMFEYEIPASTWVVFENHGCLKEDVQSVFKRFYTEWLPFSGYEYAGLPDIEVYPIHDQKLINGHSEVWIAIKKEKEN; encoded by the coding sequence ATGAAATGGTTAGAAAATTTAAGTCGTGCTATAGAATATATAGAAAATCATTTGGATAAAGATATTTCTTACGATGAAGCAGCTCAGATTGCCTGTTGTTCTACTTATTATTTTCAAAGAGTATTTTCCTATGTAGCTGGTATTTCCTTATCTGAGTATATCCGTCGTCGCAGAATGACACAAGCTGCCTTTGAATTACAACGAACAGATAAAAAGGTTGTGGATATTGCTCTTAAATACGGTTATGCTTCTCCCACATCTTTTAACCGTGCATTTAAAAATGTTCATGGAATAGCCCCTTTTACCGCAAAGAGTATGGGAAGTAAATTAAACGCTTATCCAGCAATAAAATTTTCAGTCACAGTAACAGGAGGAAGTGCTATGTCCTATCATATTGAAGAAAAAGAAGCCATAGGTATTGCCGGCATTCGTACCCCATTGATTGAGGATATGGAAGAAAATCAAAGGGCTATTCCACATTTTTGGGAGGATGTTTTACAGAAGAAAGAGTTTCAAACCATATGTGATCTTTCCAATCAACAGCCCCACGGCGTATTAGGGGTTAGCGTATATGAAAATCCACAGAACATATTTTACTATATTGCTTCTGCCACCGATCATCCTGTTCCCATAGGAATGTTTGAATACGAAATACCAGCTTCTACATGGGTTGTCTTTGAAAATCACGGATGCTTGAAAGAAGACGTGCAGAGTGTATTCAAACGTTTCTATACAGAATGGCTACCGTTTTCTGGCTATGAATACGCTGGACTGCCCGATATTGAAGTCTATCCAATTCATGACCAAAAATTAATAAATGGTCATTCCGAAGTCTGGATTGCCATCAAAAAAGAAAAGGAGAATTGA
- a CDS encoding ABC transporter ATP-binding protein yields the protein MYAIEVQKVQKLYKNGVQALNGLNLNVKTGEIFSLLGQNGAGKSTLISILTTYLKLNSGKITMLGKDIGKDSEEIRSAIACVAQRVSMDTHLSLKENMMFQAGLYKIPKSEARQRMSMLIEEFELNPYLKYPVLSYSGGIKRRLDIALNMMSNPKILFLDEPTVGMDIQSRMTMGKMMRKIRDDFGMTIFFTTHYLEEADNLSDTICIIKDGKEIVQGTPFELRKYIRQDAIKIQFSNNEQAKTALSVLTEHFTPLMCTLHNDSILIDTNSSQRDFIKVNEFLLKSQISFQGIEITEPTLEDVFLRLTEKRED from the coding sequence ATGTACGCTATTGAAGTTCAAAAGGTTCAAAAGCTATATAAAAATGGAGTGCAGGCATTGAATGGTTTAAATCTCAATGTAAAAACGGGTGAAATATTTTCTCTTTTAGGTCAAAATGGTGCGGGTAAATCTACCCTAATCAGCATATTAACCACCTATTTAAAACTAAATTCTGGGAAAATTACAATGTTGGGAAAAGATATAGGAAAAGATTCTGAAGAAATTCGCTCTGCCATTGCTTGTGTTGCCCAGCGAGTGTCTATGGACACACATTTATCTTTAAAAGAAAACATGATGTTTCAAGCTGGTTTATACAAAATTCCTAAGAGTGAAGCAAGGCAGAGAATGTCAATGCTAATTGAAGAATTTGAATTAAATCCGTATCTTAAATACCCTGTTTTATCTTATTCTGGGGGGATCAAGCGACGATTAGATATTGCCCTGAATATGATGTCCAATCCAAAAATTTTATTTTTAGATGAACCTACAGTCGGTATGGATATACAGTCACGAATGACCATGGGGAAAATGATGAGAAAAATACGTGATGATTTTGGAATGACGATTTTTTTCACAACACATTATTTGGAAGAAGCAGATAATCTTAGTGATACAATTTGTATTATAAAAGATGGAAAAGAAATTGTTCAAGGTACACCCTTTGAATTGAGAAAATATATCCGACAAGATGCCATTAAAATTCAATTCTCTAATAATGAACAAGCAAAAACAGCTTTATCAGTATTGACTGAACACTTTACTCCATTAATGTGCACTTTACACAATGATTCAATCCTAATTGACACCAATTCCAGTCAACGTGATTTCATCAAGGTCAATGAATTCTTATTAAAATCTCAAATTTCTTTCCAAGGAATTGAAATTACAGAACCTACATTAGAAGATGTATTTTTGCGACTGACAGAGAAAAGGGAGGATTGA